A window of the Sphingobium sp. CAP-1 genome harbors these coding sequences:
- the uraD gene encoding 2-oxo-4-hydroxy-4-carboxy-5-ureidoimidazoline decarboxylase, translating to MTALFEHSPWIEARADARPSSGDRWADLMAVVHDASDEEQLALIRAHPELAGKAAIDRPLTDASAAEQASAGLDRLTRQEYARFHTLNAAYRERFGFPFIICVRLTDKVGILAAMEQRLRHARDEEIAAAIVQIGEIVRLRLKDMEGQA from the coding sequence TTGACCGCCCTGTTCGAGCATAGTCCCTGGATCGAGGCGCGGGCCGATGCGCGGCCGTCGTCCGGCGACCGCTGGGCGGATTTGATGGCGGTGGTCCATGACGCCAGCGACGAGGAGCAACTGGCCCTGATCCGCGCCCATCCCGAACTGGCGGGCAAGGCGGCGATCGACCGGCCATTGACCGACGCGTCGGCGGCGGAACAGGCATCGGCGGGCCTCGATCGCCTGACTCGGCAAGAATATGCGCGCTTCCACACCCTCAACGCCGCCTATCGGGAGCGGTTCGGCTTCCCCTTCATCATCTGCGTGCGGCTGACCGACAAGGTGGGTATATTGGCGGCCATGGAACAGCGTCTGCGCCATGCGCGGGACGAGGAGATCGCCGCCGCCATCGTCCAGATCGGCGAGATCGTGCGCCTGCGCCTCAAGGACATGGAGGGGCAGGCATGA
- a CDS encoding FAD/NAD(P)-binding protein — MTSLPALEAELARQLDLIGFGGADWTRPRAHPDGPVHDVVIVGGGQSGLAAAFGLLRERVSNILIIDDSPEGLEGPWDSYARMITLRTPKTLTPIDYGVPALTYRAWWEAQHGAAGWAAVDKIARGDWMAYLRWYRRVLKLPVRNDTRLTRIEPIGDGLHRLHLDGQAPLLARKVVLATGIQGGGEWHVPAMIRDALPRHLYAHTSEPIDFAALRAKRIGILGGGASAFDNANAALALGVGEAHVFIRRPVLPRINPIRFMERVGFTGRYPALDDATKYRVMASFLGHNQPPTNDTFDRAASWPGFALHLGAPWLHVEQRGEQVRVTTPQGEQDFDFVILSTGLVSDPGLRPELAAVAPHIARWADRFTPAPGEAHALIDAHPYLGAGFELLPRDEAGEAALHGLFAFNYSALISLGLSASALSGLQSALPRLVRGVTDQLFLDDGEALVADLIAYDEAEFLGQWPRKEVAA, encoded by the coding sequence ATGACGAGTCTGCCCGCACTTGAAGCCGAGCTTGCCCGGCAGCTTGACCTGATCGGCTTTGGTGGCGCGGACTGGACGCGGCCGCGCGCTCATCCCGATGGCCCTGTCCATGACGTGGTCATCGTCGGCGGCGGGCAGAGCGGGCTGGCCGCCGCCTTCGGCCTGCTGCGCGAGCGGGTGTCGAACATTCTGATCATCGACGACAGCCCGGAAGGGCTGGAAGGGCCATGGGACAGCTATGCGCGGATGATTACGCTGCGCACGCCCAAGACGCTGACCCCGATCGACTATGGCGTGCCCGCCCTCACCTATCGCGCCTGGTGGGAGGCGCAGCATGGCGCGGCCGGATGGGCGGCGGTGGACAAGATCGCGCGTGGCGACTGGATGGCCTATCTGCGCTGGTATCGCCGCGTGCTGAAATTGCCGGTGCGCAACGATACACGGCTGACCCGGATCGAGCCGATCGGCGACGGGCTGCACCGGCTGCATCTGGACGGGCAGGCGCCGCTGCTGGCGCGCAAGGTGGTGCTGGCGACCGGCATTCAGGGCGGCGGCGAATGGCATGTGCCCGCGATGATCCGCGACGCCCTGCCCCGCCATCTCTACGCCCATACGAGCGAGCCGATCGACTTTGCCGCGCTCAGGGCCAAGCGGATCGGCATATTGGGCGGCGGCGCATCCGCCTTCGACAATGCCAATGCCGCGCTGGCGCTGGGCGTGGGGGAGGCGCATGTCTTTATCCGCCGGCCGGTGCTGCCGCGCATCAACCCGATCCGCTTCATGGAGCGGGTCGGCTTCACCGGCCGCTATCCCGCGCTGGACGACGCGACCAAATATCGGGTGATGGCGAGTTTCCTGGGCCATAACCAACCGCCTACCAACGACACGTTCGATCGCGCGGCAAGCTGGCCCGGTTTCGCGCTGCATCTGGGCGCGCCCTGGCTGCATGTGGAACAGCGAGGGGAACAGGTGCGCGTGACGACGCCGCAGGGCGAGCAGGACTTCGATTTCGTGATACTATCGACCGGCCTTGTCAGCGATCCCGGTCTGCGCCCCGAACTGGCCGCGGTCGCACCGCATATCGCGCGCTGGGCCGATCGCTTCACCCCGGCGCCGGGCGAAGCCCATGCGCTGATCGACGCCCACCCCTATCTTGGCGCCGGTTTCGAGCTGTTGCCGCGTGATGAGGCGGGCGAAGCAGCGCTGCATGGCCTGTTCGCCTTCAACTATTCGGCGCTCATCAGTCTGGGCCTCTCCGCCTCCGCTCTGTCGGGGTTGCAGAGCGCGCTGCCCCGGCTGGTGCGCGGCGTCACCGACCAGTTGTTCCTGGACGATGGCGAGGCGCTGGTCGCCGACCTGATCGCCTATGACGAGGCCGAATTTCTGGGCCAATGGCCGCGCAAGGAGGTAGCGGCATGA
- the uraH gene encoding hydroxyisourate hydrolase produces the protein MTSLSTHILDTADGCPAEGVAVQLLTAQGALLFAGTTNADGRCPGLPPVAPGRYRLTFAVAAYYRARGTALTDPPFLDVVAVDFGVADDGHYHVPLLLSPYGYSTYRGS, from the coding sequence ATGACCAGCCTGTCCACCCATATCCTCGACACCGCCGATGGCTGCCCGGCCGAAGGGGTCGCGGTGCAATTGCTGACGGCGCAGGGCGCGCTGCTGTTCGCCGGGACAACCAATGCGGACGGCCGCTGCCCCGGCCTGCCCCCGGTCGCACCGGGCCGCTATCGCCTGACCTTCGCCGTCGCAGCCTATTATCGGGCGCGGGGGACGGCGCTGACCGATCCGCCATTTCTGGACGTTGTAGCCGTCGACTTCGGTGTCGCGGATGACGGCCATTATCATGTGCCGCTGCTGCTATCGCCCTATGGCTATTCGACCTATCGGGGTAGCTGA
- the xdhA gene encoding xanthine dehydrogenase small subunit has product MGAIRFLLDGAVVEIGDGDPTATLLDHLRYRMGRTGTKEGCAEGDCGACTVLVGELDGDALAWRAVNSCILFLPMLHGKALMTVESLGRDDRLTPLQACMAANGSSQCGFCTPGFVMSLHGRCIGARGHDLPVADALAGNLCRCTGYGPILEAAEAVPALPQDDAATIIALKAIASDAMVEGAHGDRRWFIPRTVEALADLLAAHPDARLVAGATDVGLWVTKGLRTLETLIFIGDIAELQRIEEAPDGLTIGAGVRYADAHAAFARLHPDLGELVRRIGGLQVRNAGTVGGNIANGSPIGDGPPALIALGASLTLRSAMGRRTMALEAYFLAYGQQDRRPFECVESIHIPRPDPTDIILIGKLSRRYDSDISAVCGAIRLSMDGDRISDARVAFGGMAATPRRAAACEAALAGQPLAEATIARAVAALGEDYAPLSDVRGSAAYRIEAAASLFWRLWHREAGAAVSLLALEAEHG; this is encoded by the coding sequence ATGGGGGCGATCCGTTTCCTGCTGGACGGCGCGGTGGTGGAGATTGGCGATGGCGATCCGACCGCCACCCTGCTCGACCATCTGCGCTATCGCATGGGCCGCACCGGCACCAAGGAGGGCTGTGCCGAGGGCGATTGCGGCGCCTGCACCGTGCTGGTGGGCGAACTGGACGGCGACGCCCTTGCATGGCGCGCGGTCAATAGCTGCATCCTCTTCCTGCCGATGCTGCATGGCAAGGCGCTGATGACGGTGGAAAGTCTGGGCCGGGACGACAGGCTAACGCCCTTGCAGGCGTGCATGGCGGCGAATGGCAGTTCGCAATGCGGTTTCTGCACCCCCGGTTTCGTCATGTCGCTGCATGGCCGCTGCATCGGCGCGCGCGGGCATGACCTGCCGGTCGCCGATGCGCTGGCGGGCAATCTGTGCCGCTGCACCGGCTATGGGCCGATCCTGGAGGCGGCGGAGGCGGTGCCGGCGCTGCCGCAGGATGATGCCGCCACGATCATAGCGCTGAAGGCGATCGCGTCGGACGCCATGGTCGAAGGCGCGCATGGCGACCGCCGCTGGTTCATCCCCCGCACCGTCGAGGCGCTGGCCGACCTGCTGGCCGCCCATCCCGACGCGCGGCTGGTGGCGGGCGCCACCGATGTCGGCCTGTGGGTGACGAAGGGGCTGCGCACGCTGGAGACTTTGATCTTCATCGGCGACATTGCGGAATTGCAGCGAATCGAGGAAGCGCCGGACGGGCTGACCATCGGCGCGGGGGTGCGCTATGCCGACGCCCATGCCGCCTTCGCCCGGCTGCACCCGGACCTGGGCGAACTGGTGCGGCGGATTGGCGGATTGCAGGTGCGCAATGCCGGGACGGTCGGCGGCAATATCGCCAACGGATCTCCGATCGGCGACGGGCCGCCGGCGCTGATCGCGCTGGGCGCCAGCCTGACCCTGCGCAGCGCCATGGGGCGGCGGACGATGGCGCTGGAGGCGTATTTTCTGGCCTATGGGCAGCAGGACCGGCGGCCATTCGAATGTGTCGAGAGCATCCATATTCCGCGCCCGGACCCGACCGATATCATCCTGATCGGTAAATTGTCGCGCCGCTATGACAGCGATATTTCGGCGGTGTGCGGAGCGATCCGGCTGAGTATGGATGGCGACCGGATCAGCGATGCGCGGGTCGCCTTTGGCGGCATGGCGGCAACACCCCGGCGCGCAGCCGCCTGTGAGGCGGCGCTGGCTGGGCAGCCCCTTGCCGAGGCGACGATCGCCCGCGCCGTTGCCGCGCTGGGCGAGGATTATGCCCCGCTGAGCGATGTGCGCGGCAGCGCCGCCTATCGGATCGAGGCGGCGGCCAGCCTGTTCTGGCGGCTGTGGCACCGGGAGGCCGGCGCGGCGGTATCGCTGCTGGCGCTGGAGGCGGAGCATGGCTGA